The Eriocheir sinensis breed Jianghai 21 chromosome 4, ASM2467909v1, whole genome shotgun sequence genome has a segment encoding these proteins:
- the LOC126981046 gene encoding protein wntless-like isoform X1, translating to MAGAIIENLSGRKLGVLIVFLMVCQAVCFLVGALIAPAPSTAMPVLGTKCIDKNYSKEKWYFPRGKKRCRSISNLNDPQVENENINANNIIFAFQIPSPKDKVELDYSRWHQNLLSMMHLDIFYDEAAKFDPNAKMTIDGRLGYRNKNDPHHKWTEYAASVEERTLDCSINPEHKKEEYIYNCSLVPMFELGSLHHDFYLLNIRLPTHDDKEPWGDGTNEDLGRLIDMWVVFIHQNGGFTKVWVSLKTIFFPTIVAIMVWFWRRISQLTRPPALLEYMLMVLGSALTLLNCPLEYLTLVYDCPWMTVVSDIRQGLFYASLLSFWLIFTGEHLMDDIERNRLRVYWRHLSAVLGGCLCLFIFDMCERGVQLRNPFYSIWVTPIGTNLALAFIMLAGICAGLYFCFLSYMIWKVFINISSKRQSLPAMSTARRLHYEGIIYRFKVLMLATLLCAAMTVIGFILGQVSEGQWSWDENIKLEYTSAFFTGVYSMWNIYTFALICLYAPSHKRWPKDQDWAVSDNCGLASIHGALLARDTQSSTGEEIEFSRLATEPTEMSSITAFAQKAASD from the exons ATGGCCGGGGCAATCATTGAAAACCTGAGCGGCCGGAAGCTGGGGGTGCTGATAGTGTTCCTGATGGTGTGCCAAGCCGTGTGCTTCCTCGTGGGGGCATTGATCG CCCCAGCACCTTCCACTGCCATGCCTGTGCTGGGAACCAAGTGCATCGACAAGAACTACAGCAAGGAAAAATGGTACTTCCCACGGGGCAAGAAACGCTGCCGCTCCATCTCCAACCTGAATGATCCGCAGGTGGAGAACGAGAACATCAACGCCAACAACATCATCTTCGCCTTCCAG ATTCCATCCCCAAAGGACAAGGTCGAGCTGGACTACTCCCGCTGGCACCAGAACCTCCTGTCCATGATGCACCTGGACATCTTCTATGACGAGGCAGCCAAGTTTG ACCCCAATGCAAAGATGACCATCGACGGCCGACTCGGCTACCGCAACAAGAATGACCCGCACCACAAATGGACGGAGTACGCAGCCTCGGTGGAGGAGAGGACGCTAGACTGCTCCATCAACCCAGAGCACAAGAAGGAGGAGTACATATACAACTGCTCCCTGGTGCCGATGTTCGAGCTCGGGTCCCTCCACCATGACTTCTACCTCCTGAACATCCGCCTCCCCACACACGATGACAAGGAGCCGTGGGGGGATGGGACCAATGAGGACCTGGGGAGGCTGATCGAtatgtgggtggtg TTCATCCACCAAAACGGCGGCTTCACCAAGGTGTGGGTGTCGCTCAAGACCATCTTCTTCCCGACCATCGTGGCCATCATGGTGTGGTTCTGGCGCCGCATCTCCCAGCTCACTCGCCCCCCGGCCCTCCTGGAGTACATGCTGATGGTGCTTGGGTCGGCCCTCACCCTCCTCAACT GCCCGCTGGAGTACCTGACGCTGGTGTACGACTGTCCCTGGATGACGGTGGTGAGCGACATCCGGCAGGGGCTCTTCTACGCCTCGCTGCTCTCCTTCTGGCTCATCTTCACCGGGGAACATCTGATG GACGACATCGAGAGGAACCGCCTTCGTGTGTACTGGCGTCACCTGAGCGCCGTGCTGGGGGGCTGCCTGTGCCTCTTCATCTTCGACATGTGCGAGCGAGGCGTGCAGCTCCGCAACCCCTTCTACTCCATCTGGGTCACCCCCATCGGCACCAACCTGGCCCTCGCCTTCATCATGCTCGCCGGCATCTGTGCGGGACTCtacttctgcttcctctcctacATGATTTGGAAG GTCTTCATCAACATCAGCAGCAAGAGACAGTCCCTGCCCGCCATGTCCACCGCCCGCCGCCTTCACTACGAGGGCATCATCTACCGCTTCAAGGTCCTCATGCTCGCCACCCTCCTCTGCGCGGCCATGACTGTCATTGGCTTCATTCTGGGACAG GTGTCTGAGGGCCAGTGGTCATGGGACGAGAACATCAAGCTGGAGTACACGAGCGCCTTCTTCACCGGCGTGTACAGCATGTGGAACATCTACACCTTCGCCCTCATCTGCCTGTACGCGCCCTCACACAAACGCTGGCCCAAGGACCAAG ACTGGGCAGTGTCAGACAACTGTG GTCTAGCTTCCATACACGGAGCACTCTTGGCACGAG ACACGCAGAGCAGCACAGGCGAGGAGATCGAGTTCAGCAGACTGGCCACGGAGCCCACGGAAATGTCCTCTATCACCGCCTTCGCCCAGAAAGCCGCATCAGATTAA
- the LOC126981046 gene encoding protein wntless-like isoform X3, translating into MAGAIIENLSGRKLGVLIVFLMVCQAVCFLVGALIAPAPSTAMPVLGTKCIDKNYSKEKWYFPRGKKRCRSISNLNDPQVENENINANNIIFAFQIPSPKDKVELDYSRWHQNLLSMMHLDIFYDEAAKFDPNAKMTIDGRLGYRNKNDPHHKWTEYAASVEERTLDCSINPEHKKEEYIYNCSLVPMFELGSLHHDFYLLNIRLPTHDDKEPWGDGTNEDLGRLIDMWVVFIHQNGGFTKVWVSLKTIFFPTIVAIMVWFWRRISQLTRPPALLEYMLMVLGSALTLLNCPLEYLTLVYDCPWMTVVSDIRQGLFYASLLSFWLIFTGEHLMDDIERNRLRVYWRHLSAVLGGCLCLFIFDMCERGVQLRNPFYSIWVTPIGTNLALAFIMLAGICAGLYFCFLSYMIWKVFINISSKRQSLPAMSTARRLHYEGIIYRFKVLMLATLLCAAMTVIGFILGQVSEGQWSWDENIKLEYTSAFFTGVYSMWNIYTFALICLYAPSHKRWPKDQDTQSSTGEEIEFSRLATEPTEMSSITAFAQKAASD; encoded by the exons ATGGCCGGGGCAATCATTGAAAACCTGAGCGGCCGGAAGCTGGGGGTGCTGATAGTGTTCCTGATGGTGTGCCAAGCCGTGTGCTTCCTCGTGGGGGCATTGATCG CCCCAGCACCTTCCACTGCCATGCCTGTGCTGGGAACCAAGTGCATCGACAAGAACTACAGCAAGGAAAAATGGTACTTCCCACGGGGCAAGAAACGCTGCCGCTCCATCTCCAACCTGAATGATCCGCAGGTGGAGAACGAGAACATCAACGCCAACAACATCATCTTCGCCTTCCAG ATTCCATCCCCAAAGGACAAGGTCGAGCTGGACTACTCCCGCTGGCACCAGAACCTCCTGTCCATGATGCACCTGGACATCTTCTATGACGAGGCAGCCAAGTTTG ACCCCAATGCAAAGATGACCATCGACGGCCGACTCGGCTACCGCAACAAGAATGACCCGCACCACAAATGGACGGAGTACGCAGCCTCGGTGGAGGAGAGGACGCTAGACTGCTCCATCAACCCAGAGCACAAGAAGGAGGAGTACATATACAACTGCTCCCTGGTGCCGATGTTCGAGCTCGGGTCCCTCCACCATGACTTCTACCTCCTGAACATCCGCCTCCCCACACACGATGACAAGGAGCCGTGGGGGGATGGGACCAATGAGGACCTGGGGAGGCTGATCGAtatgtgggtggtg TTCATCCACCAAAACGGCGGCTTCACCAAGGTGTGGGTGTCGCTCAAGACCATCTTCTTCCCGACCATCGTGGCCATCATGGTGTGGTTCTGGCGCCGCATCTCCCAGCTCACTCGCCCCCCGGCCCTCCTGGAGTACATGCTGATGGTGCTTGGGTCGGCCCTCACCCTCCTCAACT GCCCGCTGGAGTACCTGACGCTGGTGTACGACTGTCCCTGGATGACGGTGGTGAGCGACATCCGGCAGGGGCTCTTCTACGCCTCGCTGCTCTCCTTCTGGCTCATCTTCACCGGGGAACATCTGATG GACGACATCGAGAGGAACCGCCTTCGTGTGTACTGGCGTCACCTGAGCGCCGTGCTGGGGGGCTGCCTGTGCCTCTTCATCTTCGACATGTGCGAGCGAGGCGTGCAGCTCCGCAACCCCTTCTACTCCATCTGGGTCACCCCCATCGGCACCAACCTGGCCCTCGCCTTCATCATGCTCGCCGGCATCTGTGCGGGACTCtacttctgcttcctctcctacATGATTTGGAAG GTCTTCATCAACATCAGCAGCAAGAGACAGTCCCTGCCCGCCATGTCCACCGCCCGCCGCCTTCACTACGAGGGCATCATCTACCGCTTCAAGGTCCTCATGCTCGCCACCCTCCTCTGCGCGGCCATGACTGTCATTGGCTTCATTCTGGGACAG GTGTCTGAGGGCCAGTGGTCATGGGACGAGAACATCAAGCTGGAGTACACGAGCGCCTTCTTCACCGGCGTGTACAGCATGTGGAACATCTACACCTTCGCCCTCATCTGCCTGTACGCGCCCTCACACAAACGCTGGCCCAAGGACCAAG ACACGCAGAGCAGCACAGGCGAGGAGATCGAGTTCAGCAGACTGGCCACGGAGCCCACGGAAATGTCCTCTATCACCGCCTTCGCCCAGAAAGCCGCATCAGATTAA
- the LOC126981046 gene encoding protein wntless-like isoform X2 — protein sequence MAGAIIENLSGRKLGVLIVFLMVCQAVCFLVGALIAPAPSTAMPVLGTKCIDKNYSKEKWYFPRGKKRCRSISNLNDPQVENENINANNIIFAFQIPSPKDKVELDYSRWHQNLLSMMHLDIFYDEAAKFDPNAKMTIDGRLGYRNKNDPHHKWTEYAASVEERTLDCSINPEHKKEEYIYNCSLVPMFELGSLHHDFYLLNIRLPTHDDKEPWGDGTNEDLGRLIDMWVVFIHQNGGFTKVWVSLKTIFFPTIVAIMVWFWRRISQLTRPPALLEYMLMVLGSALTLLNCPLEYLTLVYDCPWMTVVSDIRQGLFYASLLSFWLIFTGEHLMDDIERNRLRVYWRHLSAVLGGCLCLFIFDMCERGVQLRNPFYSIWVTPIGTNLALAFIMLAGICAGLYFCFLSYMIWKVFINISSKRQSLPAMSTARRLHYEGIIYRFKVLMLATLLCAAMTVIGFILGQVSEGQWSWDENIKLEYTSAFFTGVYSMWNIYTFALICLYAPSHKRWPKDQDWAVSDNCDTQSSTGEEIEFSRLATEPTEMSSITAFAQKAASD from the exons ATGGCCGGGGCAATCATTGAAAACCTGAGCGGCCGGAAGCTGGGGGTGCTGATAGTGTTCCTGATGGTGTGCCAAGCCGTGTGCTTCCTCGTGGGGGCATTGATCG CCCCAGCACCTTCCACTGCCATGCCTGTGCTGGGAACCAAGTGCATCGACAAGAACTACAGCAAGGAAAAATGGTACTTCCCACGGGGCAAGAAACGCTGCCGCTCCATCTCCAACCTGAATGATCCGCAGGTGGAGAACGAGAACATCAACGCCAACAACATCATCTTCGCCTTCCAG ATTCCATCCCCAAAGGACAAGGTCGAGCTGGACTACTCCCGCTGGCACCAGAACCTCCTGTCCATGATGCACCTGGACATCTTCTATGACGAGGCAGCCAAGTTTG ACCCCAATGCAAAGATGACCATCGACGGCCGACTCGGCTACCGCAACAAGAATGACCCGCACCACAAATGGACGGAGTACGCAGCCTCGGTGGAGGAGAGGACGCTAGACTGCTCCATCAACCCAGAGCACAAGAAGGAGGAGTACATATACAACTGCTCCCTGGTGCCGATGTTCGAGCTCGGGTCCCTCCACCATGACTTCTACCTCCTGAACATCCGCCTCCCCACACACGATGACAAGGAGCCGTGGGGGGATGGGACCAATGAGGACCTGGGGAGGCTGATCGAtatgtgggtggtg TTCATCCACCAAAACGGCGGCTTCACCAAGGTGTGGGTGTCGCTCAAGACCATCTTCTTCCCGACCATCGTGGCCATCATGGTGTGGTTCTGGCGCCGCATCTCCCAGCTCACTCGCCCCCCGGCCCTCCTGGAGTACATGCTGATGGTGCTTGGGTCGGCCCTCACCCTCCTCAACT GCCCGCTGGAGTACCTGACGCTGGTGTACGACTGTCCCTGGATGACGGTGGTGAGCGACATCCGGCAGGGGCTCTTCTACGCCTCGCTGCTCTCCTTCTGGCTCATCTTCACCGGGGAACATCTGATG GACGACATCGAGAGGAACCGCCTTCGTGTGTACTGGCGTCACCTGAGCGCCGTGCTGGGGGGCTGCCTGTGCCTCTTCATCTTCGACATGTGCGAGCGAGGCGTGCAGCTCCGCAACCCCTTCTACTCCATCTGGGTCACCCCCATCGGCACCAACCTGGCCCTCGCCTTCATCATGCTCGCCGGCATCTGTGCGGGACTCtacttctgcttcctctcctacATGATTTGGAAG GTCTTCATCAACATCAGCAGCAAGAGACAGTCCCTGCCCGCCATGTCCACCGCCCGCCGCCTTCACTACGAGGGCATCATCTACCGCTTCAAGGTCCTCATGCTCGCCACCCTCCTCTGCGCGGCCATGACTGTCATTGGCTTCATTCTGGGACAG GTGTCTGAGGGCCAGTGGTCATGGGACGAGAACATCAAGCTGGAGTACACGAGCGCCTTCTTCACCGGCGTGTACAGCATGTGGAACATCTACACCTTCGCCCTCATCTGCCTGTACGCGCCCTCACACAAACGCTGGCCCAAGGACCAAG ACTGGGCAGTGTCAGACAACTGTG ACACGCAGAGCAGCACAGGCGAGGAGATCGAGTTCAGCAGACTGGCCACGGAGCCCACGGAAATGTCCTCTATCACCGCCTTCGCCCAGAAAGCCGCATCAGATTAA